One segment of Thermococcus sp. AM4 DNA contains the following:
- a CDS encoding class I SAM-dependent methyltransferase, with amino-acid sequence MEYFDRIADRYDAWYRTRTGRYVDRIEKWLVFSMLRTRSGKALDLGCGTGNYTLELRRRGFDVIGLDASEGMLRIARSKGLNCIRGDAYSLPFPDESFDLVLSVTMFEFIHEPEKVLEEIYRVLRPGGEALIGTMNGRSAWFLFKRLKSLFVETAYRYARFYTPGELEALLTNAGFKNIESAGVIFFPSFWPFLDLAERVDKKCYKKCKGLGAFIAVRGVRP; translated from the coding sequence CAGGACGAGAACCGGACGGTACGTGGACAGGATTGAGAAGTGGCTGGTCTTCTCCATGCTCAGAACGAGATCGGGAAAAGCGCTCGACCTCGGCTGCGGAACGGGCAACTACACGCTCGAACTCAGGAGAAGGGGCTTCGACGTGATCGGCCTCGACGCGAGCGAGGGGATGCTCAGGATAGCGCGCTCGAAGGGGCTGAACTGCATCAGAGGAGACGCCTACTCTCTTCCCTTTCCGGACGAGAGCTTTGACCTCGTGCTGAGCGTTACAATGTTTGAGTTCATCCACGAGCCGGAGAAAGTTCTGGAAGAGATCTACCGGGTTCTGAGACCCGGCGGCGAGGCGCTCATCGGCACGATGAACGGCAGGAGCGCGTGGTTCCTCTTCAAACGCCTCAAAAGCCTCTTCGTTGAAACGGCCTATCGCTACGCCCGCTTTTACACGCCCGGAGAACTGGAGGCCCTCTTAACAAACGCCGGTTTTAAGAACATCGAGAGCGCCGGGGTGATATTCTTCCCATCGTTCTGGCCGTTTCTAGATCTCGCGGAAAGGGTGGATAAAAAATGTTACAAAAAATGTAAGGGGCTCGGGGCCTTCATAGCCGTCCGGGGAGTCAGGCCTTAG
- a CDS encoding peptide transporter: MVKSKVKKKEKVKKSKGARKEPESLKKIASVYPKLKTYGLAIVTLIIAYYGYIIRMKTAKLKYFIDPDTFYHFEIFREAVKHGIPSYFSRANPPTGIKLGGSLGLYVIPAKVYSLIFSHLGYTELEFFKMWTPLVGAITIVGIYLLGRKLHSDWAGFWAAAFLAFSYANYSKTYSGNARGEAPFLMFFVFALVAMTYYLDEKADWKNLSRSWKKILWGALFVILSWLFMMSWQGSEFGLGVLLVFMGLYPILLFVFGKMEELKRFAYEFYPLMLIVLLGALPLTGIPLIGYRSFLIFALEVYLAIAALTAIMLFGERIGLNYSDKKHRFGTVLAIGVLGFAGAYLYFGPDLWKFLAGAYQSNPLYQTVAELAKPNWAYIKNVFSIHYVRGAGQDGMLYVFSIVGFLILLSRISWKLYRGDVTGYKEVFLAVYYGAATYFLWTAVRFSFQASGAVILLAGVFLGEIIVAIERMEETLGTKAMFAVVLILLFIPLPVIAARDMGTLAKAQASAEAVPKSWQDTLLWLKNNSNPLDSATSWWDYGYWIESSLLSDRRASTDGGHAYDRRYILAKFFSHSGDKGEVDFEAWGLNYLIAWQSDIFKFNAISYLGGAITYGEYRGNPMFMPVGPQYGSTIVYDNKTKTYYVQVSYGGRVYQYIPDTIIDMGTGSVYQNKQPNVPYVLYKYPGNWGVLAYDKIAFSNFVQLAFNYLNPKNITESMKLRSNFVPVKMENGVNTYRFRPFAVYKIDLLVNGTPSNGTWRQVYSPFLAMKLPVGNHTFRIYISAFGRDVKNATLIFEAYRNGTLVKRETLAENLYINHLHETPITVSMDIPNATNYRMVLIQKGPVGVLDGPVKVDGKEVNPSFPIAPGRSGDIDLRAAFRKDYNVTFALRAMVTYYVTPNGRDIYKKDFYLEPHQDIIAYIPIKELSVRAGDNRISAHVSVPSDVFSNYIEKLKQKYGDNFVVYRKRLEPVFITEKAYVIWNGS, translated from the coding sequence ATGGTTAAGAGCAAGGTAAAGAAGAAGGAAAAGGTCAAAAAGTCAAAGGGGGCGCGTAAAGAGCCCGAGAGCCTCAAGAAGATAGCCTCCGTTTATCCCAAGCTGAAAACCTACGGCCTGGCAATAGTCACGCTGATAATCGCCTACTACGGCTACATCATAAGAATGAAGACCGCGAAGCTCAAGTACTTCATCGACCCCGATACCTTCTACCACTTCGAGATCTTCAGGGAGGCCGTTAAGCACGGCATACCGAGCTACTTCTCCCGCGCGAATCCCCCAACGGGCATAAAGCTGGGTGGATCTCTCGGTCTTTACGTCATCCCGGCCAAGGTTTACAGCTTGATCTTCAGCCACCTCGGCTACACTGAGCTGGAGTTCTTCAAGATGTGGACGCCGCTCGTTGGGGCCATAACGATAGTCGGAATATACCTCCTCGGGCGCAAGCTCCACTCCGACTGGGCGGGGTTCTGGGCTGCGGCGTTCCTGGCTTTCTCCTACGCCAACTACTCCAAGACCTACTCCGGAAACGCCAGGGGTGAGGCACCGTTCCTCATGTTCTTCGTCTTCGCCCTGGTTGCGATGACCTACTACCTCGACGAGAAGGCAGACTGGAAGAATCTCTCCAGGTCCTGGAAGAAGATCCTCTGGGGAGCCCTATTCGTGATCCTCAGCTGGCTCTTCATGATGAGCTGGCAGGGAAGCGAGTTCGGTCTCGGTGTGCTGCTCGTCTTCATGGGCCTCTATCCGATACTCCTCTTCGTCTTCGGGAAGATGGAGGAGCTCAAACGCTTCGCCTACGAGTTCTACCCGCTGATGCTGATCGTTCTCTTGGGCGCGCTTCCGCTGACGGGAATTCCCCTCATAGGGTACAGGTCCTTCCTGATCTTTGCGCTCGAGGTCTACCTAGCGATAGCGGCACTCACCGCGATAATGCTCTTCGGCGAGAGGATAGGCCTCAACTACTCGGACAAAAAGCACAGGTTCGGAACCGTTCTGGCGATCGGCGTTCTGGGCTTCGCCGGGGCTTACCTCTACTTCGGCCCGGACCTCTGGAAGTTCCTTGCCGGAGCCTATCAGTCGAACCCGCTCTACCAGACCGTTGCAGAGCTGGCCAAACCCAACTGGGCGTACATTAAGAACGTCTTCAGCATACACTACGTCAGGGGCGCGGGTCAGGACGGAATGCTCTACGTGTTCTCGATCGTTGGCTTCCTCATCCTCCTCAGCAGGATTTCCTGGAAGCTCTACCGCGGGGACGTTACCGGCTACAAGGAGGTCTTCTTAGCTGTCTACTACGGCGCGGCCACTTACTTCCTCTGGACTGCCGTCAGGTTCAGCTTCCAGGCTTCCGGAGCGGTCATACTCCTCGCGGGCGTTTTCCTCGGGGAGATAATAGTGGCCATCGAGAGGATGGAGGAAACCCTCGGAACCAAGGCGATGTTCGCGGTTGTGCTCATCCTGCTCTTCATCCCCCTGCCGGTGATAGCGGCGAGGGACATGGGCACGCTCGCAAAGGCTCAGGCTTCCGCCGAGGCCGTTCCCAAGTCCTGGCAGGACACGCTACTCTGGCTGAAGAACAACAGCAACCCCCTCGACAGCGCGACCAGCTGGTGGGACTACGGCTACTGGATTGAGTCGAGCCTCCTCAGCGACAGGAGGGCCTCAACCGATGGAGGACACGCCTACGACAGGAGGTACATCCTAGCGAAGTTCTTCTCCCACAGCGGGGATAAGGGCGAGGTGGACTTTGAGGCGTGGGGTCTCAACTACCTCATAGCCTGGCAGAGCGACATCTTCAAGTTCAACGCCATAAGCTATCTCGGCGGTGCGATTACCTACGGTGAATACCGCGGAAACCCAATGTTCATGCCAGTAGGCCCGCAGTACGGCTCGACGATAGTCTACGACAACAAGACCAAGACCTACTACGTGCAGGTCTCCTACGGCGGCAGGGTCTACCAGTACATCCCCGACACGATAATAGACATGGGGACCGGTTCCGTTTACCAGAACAAGCAGCCGAACGTTCCCTACGTCCTCTACAAGTACCCGGGCAACTGGGGCGTTCTCGCCTACGACAAGATAGCCTTCAGCAACTTCGTCCAGCTTGCCTTCAACTACCTCAACCCCAAGAACATAACCGAGTCCATGAAGCTCCGCTCCAACTTCGTCCCCGTGAAGATGGAGAACGGCGTCAACACCTACCGCTTCAGGCCCTTCGCGGTTTACAAGATAGACCTCCTCGTGAACGGTACCCCCTCAAACGGAACGTGGAGGCAGGTCTATTCCCCGTTCTTAGCCATGAAGCTGCCCGTCGGCAACCACACCTTCAGGATCTACATTTCGGCCTTCGGAAGGGACGTGAAGAACGCGACCCTGATCTTTGAGGCCTACAGGAACGGAACCCTCGTGAAGAGGGAAACCCTCGCCGAGAACCTCTACATAAACCACCTCCACGAGACCCCGATCACAGTGAGCATGGACATCCCCAACGCCACGAACTACCGCATGGTTCTCATCCAGAAGGGACCAGTCGGAGTGCTCGACGGCCCGGTTAAGGTCGATGGAAAGGAGGTCAACCCGAGCTTCCCGATAGCCCCGGGCAGGAGCGGCGACATCGATCTGAGGGCGGCCTTCAGAAAGGACTACAACGTCACCTTTGCCCTCAGGGCGATGGTCACCTACTACGTCACTCCCAACGGAAGGGACATCTACAAGAAGGACTTCTACCTCGAGCCACACCAGGACATCATCGCCTACATCCCGATCAAGGAGCTGAGCGTCAGAGCCGGCGACAACAGGATAAGCGCCCACGTCAGCGTTCCGAGTGACGTCTTCAGCAATTACATCGAGAAGCTGAAGCAGAAGTACGGCGACAACTTCGTGGTTTACAGGAAGAGGCTCGAACCTGTCTTCATAACGGAAAAGGCCTACGTGATATGGAACGGGAGCTAA
- the glmS gene encoding glutamine--fructose-6-phosphate transaminase (isomerizing) has translation MCGIIGYIGDRKACEVIVKGLKRLEYRGYDSAGVVTASGDRIEVRKGAGRIDELTQRLGFLEMEGNRGIGHTRWATHGVPNDVNAHPHTDCTGKIVVVHNGIIENFAELREELLAKGHTFKSDTDTEVIAHLIEEELKSSGNFEEALRRALKRLKGSFALGIIYADEPDRIYVVRNESPLVIGVGNGENFAASDVPAFLEYTNRVVFLDDGEYAILKKDSYVVKRLDTGEIVEKPVHEIEWTLEMAEKAGYPHFMLKEIYEQPRAIRDAIHGNREVIGRVAEEIANYERIIFVAMGTSYHAALAGKYLFQRLVKRVPLVEEASEFRYEFEDLIDEKTLLIAITQSGETADTLAAMRLAKRKGARVLAIVNVVGSMATRIADLTLYTHAGPEIGVAATKTYTTQLTVLTMLAMELAKRLGTADEDYLKKLEEDLLRVPELVERALAHDEALRELAESLADRRDFFYIGRSIGFPTALEGALKLKEISYIHAEGLSAGELKHGPLALLEEGVPVVAIAPSGRTFSKMVSNIEEAKARGALIITLSDRDDAKNFSDVLIEMPRLDELLTPITYVVPLQLLAYHLAVLRGNDPDKPRNLAKSVTVE, from the coding sequence ATGTGCGGGATCATCGGTTACATAGGCGATAGAAAGGCCTGTGAGGTCATAGTTAAGGGTCTGAAGAGGCTTGAGTACCGGGGCTACGATTCTGCAGGCGTCGTTACGGCCAGCGGCGACAGGATTGAGGTCAGGAAAGGTGCCGGCAGGATAGACGAGCTGACCCAAAGGCTCGGCTTCCTTGAGATGGAGGGCAACAGGGGAATCGGCCACACCCGCTGGGCGACCCACGGCGTCCCCAACGATGTAAACGCCCATCCCCACACCGACTGCACTGGCAAAATAGTCGTCGTCCACAACGGCATCATCGAGAACTTCGCCGAGTTACGAGAGGAACTCCTGGCAAAGGGTCATACCTTCAAGAGTGACACCGACACGGAGGTCATAGCGCATCTCATAGAGGAGGAGCTAAAATCGAGCGGGAACTTTGAGGAAGCCCTCAGGAGGGCCCTCAAGCGGCTGAAGGGTTCCTTCGCCCTGGGCATAATCTACGCGGACGAGCCCGACAGGATATACGTCGTCAGGAACGAGAGCCCGCTCGTGATCGGGGTCGGAAACGGGGAAAACTTCGCGGCAAGCGACGTTCCCGCCTTTCTCGAGTACACCAACAGGGTGGTTTTCCTCGACGACGGTGAGTACGCGATCCTCAAGAAGGACTCCTATGTGGTCAAGAGACTCGACACGGGCGAGATCGTTGAAAAGCCGGTTCACGAGATAGAGTGGACGCTCGAAATGGCCGAGAAGGCCGGCTATCCTCACTTCATGCTCAAGGAGATATACGAGCAGCCGAGGGCAATCAGAGACGCGATACACGGCAACAGGGAGGTAATAGGCAGGGTAGCGGAGGAAATAGCGAACTACGAGAGGATCATCTTCGTTGCAATGGGGACGTCTTATCACGCGGCCCTCGCGGGCAAGTACCTTTTCCAGAGGCTCGTCAAGAGGGTCCCCCTCGTGGAGGAGGCCAGCGAGTTCCGCTACGAGTTCGAGGATCTGATAGACGAGAAGACTCTCCTGATAGCGATAACACAGAGCGGGGAAACGGCCGACACGCTCGCGGCGATGAGGCTGGCGAAGAGAAAGGGGGCAAGGGTGCTGGCGATAGTGAACGTCGTTGGAAGCATGGCCACGAGGATAGCCGATCTGACCCTCTACACCCATGCCGGACCGGAGATAGGCGTGGCCGCGACAAAAACCTACACGACCCAGCTCACGGTTTTGACCATGCTCGCAATGGAGCTCGCCAAAAGGCTCGGCACCGCGGACGAGGACTATCTCAAGAAACTTGAGGAGGATCTTTTAAGGGTCCCCGAGCTCGTTGAGAGGGCTCTGGCCCATGACGAAGCCCTAAGGGAGCTTGCCGAGTCCCTCGCTGACAGGAGGGATTTCTTCTACATAGGCAGGAGCATAGGCTTCCCAACGGCCTTAGAAGGGGCGCTGAAGCTCAAGGAGATCAGCTACATCCACGCGGAGGGCCTGAGCGCCGGAGAGCTGAAGCACGGCCCGCTGGCGCTCCTTGAGGAGGGCGTTCCCGTCGTTGCGATAGCACCGAGCGGTAGGACCTTCTCCAAGATGGTGAGCAACATAGAGGAGGCCAAGGCAAGGGGTGCCCTCATAATAACGCTCTCCGACAGGGACGATGCCAAGAACTTCTCGGACGTTTTGATCGAGATGCCCCGGCTTGATGAACTCCTAACTCCGATTACCTACGTCGTCCCCCTCCAGCTCCTCGCGTATCATCTGGCCGTACTGAGGGGCAACGACCCCGATAAACCGAGAAATCTTGCCAAATCCGTTACCGTTGAATGA